One window from the genome of Pedobacter schmidteae encodes:
- a CDS encoding JAB domain-containing protein: MAHQSLLNVSEIEVNYRTHYSINERPVIVSSKLAYEIFMEHWPTGKIQMVEETYMLLLNKANRVLGIVHISTGTLSACLVDFKVVFSIALKALASKILIAHNHPSGDLRPSVEDMKLTKRLGDAAKLLNIEFCDHLIITTDGYTSFMDEGLV, encoded by the coding sequence ATGGCACATCAATCATTACTCAACGTTTCAGAAATTGAAGTAAACTATCGTACTCATTACAGCATTAATGAAAGACCTGTTATTGTCAGTTCAAAATTGGCCTACGAAATATTTATGGAACACTGGCCTACTGGTAAAATCCAAATGGTAGAGGAAACGTACATGCTTCTGTTAAATAAAGCCAATAGGGTATTAGGAATTGTTCATATTTCAACTGGAACGCTATCTGCTTGTCTTGTTGATTTTAAAGTTGTTTTTTCAATAGCTTTAAAAGCATTAGCTTCCAAAATACTCATAGCTCATAACCATCCAAGTGGAGATCTTCGACCAAGTGTGGAAGATATGAAACTAACAAAAAGACTAGGAGATGCAGCAAAGCTGTTGAATATTGAGTTCTGCGACCATCTGATTATTACCACTGATGGTTATACAAGTTTTATGGATGAGGGGTTAGTGTAA
- a CDS encoding Bax inhibitor-1/YccA family protein, translating into MSFKQRQALAIDQNYLVAKRFYSSVFLWMVIAIAATATTAYIVNTNEEIHNLFFDDTSSRPKLLGFIVILAPFVIASLLHYTHYKRLPKALSILLFMSFAVLIGITISTIFSKVPVTTILSAFVGAAVIFIVMAVMGFTTDKDLSKLGPILYSGLIALLLVTCINILVNSIDFNLLASYLGITIFTGLIAYDVQKVKNLELEIPTDQINIITIDPQKVAIVHALNLYISFANIFNYLLQIFSGKR; encoded by the coding sequence ATGAGTTTTAAACAAAGACAAGCCTTAGCCATTGATCAAAATTATCTCGTTGCTAAGAGATTTTACAGTAGCGTTTTCCTATGGATGGTCATCGCTATAGCTGCTACTGCAACTACGGCCTATATCGTTAATACAAACGAAGAGATTCATAATCTATTTTTTGATGATACCTCTTCAAGACCCAAACTACTTGGTTTTATTGTGATTTTAGCACCGTTTGTAATAGCAAGTCTATTACACTACACGCACTATAAAAGATTGCCCAAGGCTTTGTCAATACTGCTTTTTATGTCTTTTGCTGTGTTAATTGGAATCACTATTTCTACGATCTTCAGTAAGGTTCCAGTAACCACAATTCTAAGTGCTTTTGTTGGAGCAGCCGTGATATTTATTGTAATGGCGGTTATGGGCTTTACTACCGATAAAGATTTAAGCAAGTTAGGGCCGATTTTATATTCAGGATTGATTGCATTATTGCTTGTTACATGTATCAATATATTGGTAAATAGCATAGACTTCAATCTTCTAGCATCATATTTAGGTATTACCATTTTTACAGGTTTAATTGCCTACGATGTGCAAAAAGTGAAAAACCTAGAATTAGAAATTCCTACTGATCAAATAAATATAATTACTATTGATCCTCAAAAGGTAGCTATAGTACATGCACTAAATCTATACATTAGTTTTGCCAACATATTTAATTACTTATTGCAGATATTTAGTGGTAAGAGGTAA